The window acagatctagaactctaaactcttttgtaaaataaattagttctcactgcaaatattatctaaatttaaaaccagaaaatccaaatctctttgtaaaattctaggttaaaaatcagctttaaattcaagtttagattgttcacaaaattactaaatcaaatctctttgaagaaagtaattttgctcatcaaagattttaatcaggaaaatcgattatattctcatatcaatttattttcctaaagtattaattctaggtgatcaatcaagaattaatatgaagaacaacctatgatgaagatctagaaagataatgaatcctaaataaacagatctaataaatcataaaatccctgtgaaaaaccatgaacctaacaagcaaactactcagacatgtttaatgaagaacaaaacataattctgaataataagcaatttaaattaaaagagtaaaagggagttcaagaatttttctctcaaagcagatctctctctccaaagctctcaaaatctcacagggttccagaaaaataaaacttgctagaaaataacttaagggtttctaaaacctaaaaatactatttatatgtccaaaAACACGTCAGGaacttgtgttgcaattatggaaaatttcgggaaactttgtaaaacttccaaaacttggcttcTCTCGCAGACAAaacagggtgtcgaccgacaccaaggtggtgtcgatcgacacaccatcACTCTGAATCGAATCCAACTTCTCTTCCTTgatgaattgctccaaaatgatccaaatcttttcactttgctccatccatgctaaaatcctagaaaacctgtaaagactcaaaaacatcctagaaaacaaatcaaaagactctaaaagactccttatatcatggttaaaaaccacaaaaaccatgatatatcaggttttaatgaggcagcaccccaAGCGCATTACAGAGATCCTACTTAGCatttgcacggttatgtcatccacggggagtgttgtaaaacacggaTGAATGGATTTCCATAACCGGTCCATACACGGCCCATAAACGGCCCATGTACGTCCAAGACCATAAGGCCTATCGGCCACCTCCTTAGTCTATGTCGGTTTACTAGTCCTAATGTATTTAGGGTTTGcccttcactatatatatgtaactctcgattggattaataataataagagaaaacCTCATTcgagtttctctagtttacaacaataatatcaattttttttttgtctcaaataatatttaatagtTTGAATGTTTAATAGTTTCTGGCcacattttggtttttgtttttctaaaaaccAGTTTTACACCCTtttaagattttacaaaattggaTTCCCTAAAAATTGGGGAATCCagtttttgaaagatttaatccattttcaaagaaaaaccaaaaaccctctTATATtggtttcttattttcttctctatacgtgattctttttctttcattttttaatttttattttcatttttaaatttttttaatttttttaacggaaaccaaaaatcaaataaataaaaagcaaaaactaaaatctgaaAACCAAAAGCTAAAAATCAATTTGAAAAACCATTCCATTCATGGCCTTattaaaatcaagtttaaaaaaaaaaaaaaaaaaaaaaaaaaaaaaaaaaaaaaaaaaaaaaaaaaaaaaaaaaaaaaaaaaNaaaaaaaaaaaaaaaaaaaaaaaaaaaaaaaaaaaaaaaacagatatctTTCCTAGTCACACTTGAGACAGATGATGAGGCGTAATCTGATGCTGTACATAGATATTATCATGTTCTGTAATGAGATAGTATGAAATGGGAACCCTCTAGATGGTCCAGAGTGTTTCGGCAGATAGATCTAATCTCCGTTGTCGTGTTAAGCCGCAAAGTTCCGCAAAAACCAGAGTCGGTGTCATCATCCCTTGAGGTTCGTCGCAGCTTTTAAATCTCATTCTCATCTCTCAGTTCAATAATACCCTTCGCTATAAGCCAACACGTCTCCCTTCATCATCCGTCTTTGCGTATAAAAtgggaaattaaaaataaaaagaattatgcGTATTCTCATCTCATCGCCGTTTCTATTCACAATCACaattatattatctttttcAATCAAGAAATCATCTCTGATCACTCTCCGGTAATTCGATTTACTTGCGTTCATCAAGGATAGGTTTGCTTGCTTTGATCCTCAGTTTTATAAGCTAAACTAGTGTTTTGGCTAATTTGCTTCCAAGTGATGCTTTGTTTTAGCTCAAAATTTTCTGCCCCTAAttttggttgatgatgatgttgttgtggTTTGTGTTTAATTGTTTGTTATTGCAGAACATGGGACAAAAGAGATGCTTGTTCTTGCTGGCAATTTTTGcttgtcttctttctttttcatgtgGTAGTAGAGGTAATATAAATAATGCAACTTCTAATAGTAatgattctctgttttgtttcctcTGTGGGGACTCCGTGTCAGTATATATGAACCTAATCAAGTTTTGAAACTTCTTTGTATTGGCAAAATAAATATACTCTGGATACTGTAGAATGTGAGAGTGATGATTCATATAAAGGGCCAATTTTGTGTAGCTGTGAGGCTCCGGATTAATTTAGATTGAATTTATTGGTGACTTCTTTTATCTAATTGCAGTACTCAAGTTAAAGAGCGATGATGGTCGGCCTGTTTACAACCATACGCTTGCCATAACACTTGTTGAGTATACTTCTGCGGTAAGATAATGGAGAAATTAATATAGTATGCATTCCATTTATCCTCTACTATTCTGCAAGTATAGGAAGAGATTGCTAGTTGTGTAGCACTTGTCCTCATATGCTGATAAACTGCGCCAAATGGATGAATCGAGTTtttttatatgtgtatatatgcaGGTATATATGTCTGATTTGTCAGAACTCTTCACTTGGACATGCGAAAGATGCAATGGTTTGACAAAGGTATAAAGCAGATCACTCTTTGAAGACACAATATGTATAAAGCTAAGAGCTCCGATTGGATATTCTAACGTCTATAAGGATGGTGCAGGGTTTCGAGGTTATAGAGATAATAGTTGACGTTGAGCACTGCTTACAGGTCTGCCCTGATATTATAAGCTACATCTGGACATTGATAGTTTTTATTGAATAATTAGTAATACCAGTACATGTAACTTGTAATAACAGGCATATGTTGGGGTGGCTAAGGATCTGAATGCTATCATCATTGCATTTCGGGGAACTCAAGAACACAGGTATTAGTCTCGTCATGTAATCTAAAAGCTTCACCTTTGCCTAAACTTGTTTGATGCTTGATCATCCAAAAAACTTTTGCAGCATACAAAATTGGGTCTCAGACTTGTTCTGGAAACAGCTCGATCTAAATTACCCTGATATGCCAGATGCAATGGTATATGCTTTAACGATAAGTATTTGCATTGAGTTGATCATGTAGTAGTAATACGGTGGAATGTGGAATAATTGTTATCTGCATTGGCAGGTGCACCATGGCTTTTATAGTGCTTATCACAATACAACTGTACGTCCTGCGGTTTTGGGAGCAGTAAAACGAGCGAAGAAATCCTATGGGGCGAGCCTCAACATCATGGTGACTGGTCATTCAATGGGAGCAGCCATGGCTTCCTTTTGTGCGCTAGACCTAGTTGTAAACCCCCTTACATTGaactagtttaaaaaaaaaaaattcttttattttgtccTTTAAAGTTGTAAATGATCTCTATTGATGGTTATTAATGATATCCATTGGGATGTAAATCGCAGGTaaatgaaggagaagaaaacgTACAGGTCATGACATTTGGGCAACCTCGTGTTGGGAATGCTGCTTTTGCATCTTATTACAGTTTGCTTGTGCCTAATACCTTCCGAATCATACATGACCATGATATAGTTCCTCACCTGCCTCCTTACTATCATCTTTTTCCTCAAAAAACATACCACCACTTCCCAACAGAGGTAACATTTTTGcctatttttatgtttatcaCAGTACCTGGTTTTAGGCTTTTTTATGCAACATTTGGCAATGTATCTTTTGGATTGCAGGTGTGGGTGACAAACCTCAGTATATTGAATATAGTTCTTTTTGGTGTGGAGAAAGTTTGTGACAACACCGGTGAAGATCCTACATGCAGCAGGTAACTAACTCTCTTTTAGGTTTCTACTTGATCCCTCTGAAACACCTTACTGATATAATTCCTATCTACACTACACCTACACTTGCAAGAACGAACCCATTTATAAAAACATAGGATCATTATTTACTATCACGTTTCACCTGAGCCATCTACTATTCGTCAGGAACTGTTACAACACGCCTCGGAGACGCCCCATATCTCTCCTGTTTTCAAGaccaaataatttttagaaGAATCGAGTATAATGATTGGCTCTTGTTGTTTCAGATCGGTAATGGGAACTAGCATATCCGACCATTTAACCTACTTTGGAGTGGAGTTGATGGGTGAGACTTGGAGACAATGTAACATAGTGATGGGCCGTGAGATGGAGAGTTACAGCAGGAAAGATTCAAAGGGTAATATATTCCTGTCGCGGACAGTTCCTTCCATGGAGgtaattgaaacaaaaattccATCAAAAGCCAGAATCTCAAGTCTATAGGAGTTGGTTGAAATCGAGCCTTGAACAAGAATGCTTGGTTGAAAAGGAGGTTCGGAGATCCAGATGTGGATGAAGAAGTGTTATCTGATTCTTTGTTGTCGTGAAAgagagtgtatatatatatataataaatcaagaCTATGTAAATAAGTCGTAGGTTGATAATATGTAAAAATACAATGTTCAAATCCATAATCATATTGGATTTGACTATGTAAATATGTGAATGATATATTCACCACTTATTACTTAATGAGATGAATGTTTTTCTTATCATTCATACTTCCGCTAATTTACTTAATGACTGAAATGGTTGATAAAtgtcttataaaataaaagcatTTTCCAAGGCGATCTTGAAAGTATTGAAAGGGATCCGAATGTCAAGTGGCCTGCATGTATTAGATCTACACGAAACGAAacgaatatatttttttgtagctttTGACTAACATTCTCCAACACccactttattttttaagtCGCTTTTTTATAGTAGTAATTTGAAAACTAACCAGTATTTTGCACCTATGACCTAAcagattagtaaaaaaaattaccttttttCGATCTAGCTCATGGAAGCTTCTTCACCCAATGATCGACTTCATTTTGGCAAAATTCATCAGGAAGAACCTTTGGGGATTATTGTCACTAACAAAGAGGTGGAGTAATGCTATGTATATggatctttttaattttcttttgtttgaattaatcaatcataaaaatgtaataatggaTAGGTTTGTGGTACCATCACGTGGTCCATTGGCTTGGTGGGGTCAATGTAACTGACTCAAGCAACGAACACTTTAGATTAGGCTATGATTGTTTTTATCATTTATAGGAGGAACATCTGTTTAATAAGCATGTGTTTTAACTCAATTAACCACTAGTAGTGACCATCTCACCACTTTGGCACTTTCATTCAGTTTTGAcatcatcttttattttgttgtagcTAGGTACAATTTAAGTAATTTTACTGTTTATAGCTACATTAATTCTAACCTTTTGATACTAGTAAACTTTATCACTTAAGTGATCTCACTATCTTTTGATAGTTACGTAAAAATCATGCGTGGGGGAGACATCAAACTCTTGCAAGTCTAAAGTTTTTTTATGACTGTTAAGTGAAACAAAACCGAGTAATTATGTGATTGGGGAGAATCGATCCTTGGCCTAAACCAACAGGGCGACTCTTCCACCAAAGAAGGAACCATTAGCCCACCATCTCgtggttttccttttttgattgtttatacTTTTTACACAGATATTAATTTTACAACACCTATACATTATGTATGtataaggtttttttcttttataaaaaaagtataagattttaaagatattttaataatatactgtataaatgttacaaccttttttttttgggcaacgCAAAATACCTTATTGCAAATTATTAGTATTGTTTTGTTGGCCCATATTTATTcgataaaaatgtatatagcCTTTTTATAATACTAGTGATATAGTACTATGTTCGAGAAACCTGAAGAAATATTTCGGAGGAATAGTAATACTAAGTACTTCCATGCCTCTACAAAGATACAGAAATCTCGCAATCGTATCAAATCAGTCATTGATGAAAATGGTATGGAACATTTTCGGGATAAAGCAATCGGCAAGGTGGCGGAAACATATTTTCGAAATCTATTCTCCACAACACAAGGTGCAGAATTTGAAAGCTTTATTTCTACCCTCCCAAGAAAGGTCACCCCAGAGAAGAACAGTGAGTTGACAAGACCAGTTACAGATATTGAGATAAAAAAGGCTATTTTTCTTATTGGTGCAGAACGAGCTCCCGGGTTTGATGGATTTACAGCAGGTTTTTACCACCAATTATGGGACCTAATTGGTAATGATGTTTGCAGGATGGTCAAACATTTCTTTGATTGTGGTGAGCTTGACAAAACGGTAAATCACACTCAACTATGTCTGGCTTCAAAGATCACAGATGCCAAAGGTATGGCAGACTATCGACCCATAAGTCTTTGTACTGTTAACTACAAAATCATCTCAAAGGTTTTAGTGATGCGTCTTAAGAAGTGTTTAGGTCTGGTCATCTCTGAATCGCAAGCAGCCTTTGTCCCTGGACATAATATCTCGGATCATGTTCTAGTAGCACATGAACTGCTTAACTCTCTCAAGTCCAAACGAGAATGTCAAAGTGGTTATATGGCTATCAAAACAGATATAAGTAAGGCATACGACAGAGTAAAGTGGAACTTTCTGGAAAAGGTTATGATTCAGTTGGGTTTTGATAGTAAGTGGGTTCAATGAATTATGGTGTGTGTGAGAACCACCTCCTTTGAAGTGTTAATCAATGGCTCTCCCTACGGCTACATTCAACCATCAAGAGGTCTCCGCCAAGGTGACCCGTTATCCCCCTACCTTTTTCTATGTTGTGCGGAAGTATTGAGCCACATGATCAATAAGGCTGTTGCAGATAAATTGATTCATGGTATACAGTTAGGAAGAGATTGTCCTCACATATCTCATCTTCTGTTTGCTGACGACCCACTCTTCTTTTTCCGAGCTACTGATTCAAATTGTAAAAATATGGCTGCtattttcaagaaatatgagGAAATATCGGGACAAAAGATCAACTACACTAAGTCCTCCATCATCTTCGGTATGAAAATTCTTGAGTCCAAGCGCCAGAGATTACAGAGATACTTGCAAATATATAATGTTGTAGGAGGAGGCAAATATCTGGGGCTCCCAGAACAATTTGGCAGAAAGAAAGTGGAGATGTTTGAACATATAGTGCAGAAAGTAAAGGAAAGAACAGAGGACTGGTCATTCAAATACTTATCACCTGCTGGAAAAGAAATAGTAATCAAGTCAGTGGCTATGGCGCTTCCAGTCTACTCAATGAATTTCTTCCTACTGCCTTTCTCTATATGTGAAGAAATACAAAGCATACTTGCTACTTTCTGGTGGGGTAAAGAACGAGGCAGAAGAAAACTTCCTTGGGTTGCTTGGAAAAGAATGTCTCTCCCAAAAGCAGAAGGAGGCCTGTGATTTAAGGATTTACATGAGTTTAACAGAGCCCTTCTAGCTAAGCAAGCTTGGAGAATTTTGAAAAATCCACAAAGTCTTTTGGCTCGACTTTATAAAGGTTTGTATCACCCAAATAGTTCTTATTTACAGGCTGAAACGGGATCAAGACCCTCTTATGGATGGAAATCCATACAATATGGTAAGGAGCTCTTAAAACAAGGTCTTCGAGTGAGAATTGGAAATGGCCAAACAACGAAAATATGGATAGATCCTTGGTTGCCCACTTTACCTCCACGTCCTGCTGCATGTCCAACTTTGGACACCAACTTAACAATCTCTGACTTATGGAAAGAATGAACAAGAGAATGGGATCCTATCATCTTTGAAGGAGTGCTGACACCAGAAGATCAACAACTAGCTAAAGAGCTCTATCTCTCTAAATATGCAGAACAGGACACTTACGAATGGGCATACTCTTCAAATGCTCAGTATAGTGTCCGTTCAGGATATTGGGTAGCAACTCATGTTAATATCCTGGATGACCAACTTTTTCTTCCTCCCCAAGGATCAGTTGCTTTGAAAAAAGAACTATGGAAACTGAAAATCGCTCCAAAACTTCATCACTTCATTTGGAAATGTTTATCTGGGGCTATTGCTACGACAACACAACTCCAAACACGACAGATACCTGCTGATCCAATATGTCAACGATGTTGCCGTGAAGAAGAAACGATCAACCACATCCTATTTACTTGCTCCTTTGCAGAGGCGGTATGGAGATGTGCTAATACCCAAGTAGGTCAAAGAGGTTTCGATAATGAGGTAGAAGCAAACATTGGTCTCCAAATGAATCACTATAAGGATGCATCGGTTTCTCTTGATCAGCGCCTGCTACCTTTCTGGATAATGTGGAGACTTTGGATAACcagaaatgattttatttttcagaagATATCAAGACTACCAGAAGAGGTGGCAAAGAAAGGAAAACATGATGCTTGTGAATGGTTTGAGGCCAATTATAAAGAAGATAATGAAGAAACAGTCTTCCAAATTTCTGATGTCCAAAACAGAGGCTCTGATCGTTGCAGTAGATGGTCACCACCCCCAAGAGGCTGGCTCAAATGCAATTTCGATAGCGGTTATCTGCAGAACCGATCCTTTACAAATACAGGCTGGTTATTCAGAGATAGTGATGGAAAAGTTATATTATCTGGCTGTGCAAAACTACAGCCATCTCACTCCTCATTGCAAGCAGAGGCGCTAGGCTTTCTACATGTTTTACAAATAGCATGGGCACAAGGATTACGATATATCTGGTTTGAAAGTGACAATAAAGAACTGATCACTCTCATCAATAATGGGAACGGCCGTTTGAACCTGGGAACATTATTATTTGATATTAGACATTGGATGGCCAAACTTCCGGAATCGTCCATTGACCACATTAATCGTGAAAGAAATTTTGCAGCAGATAAACTTTTACGACATGCTTGCTCTATTAACTCATTGCATGAATTATATACAGTTCCACTGGTTTGGTTGATCAACAATTTGTATCCCCATTTACAATCTAATAAAAAGtctgatgttaaaaaaaaaagtaaagaaaatacAGCAATAGGGGGAGCGTGAGAAAAGTACTAAATTAGTTCTTTCAATCCAATTGGTAAACAAATAGGTCATTATTTATTATCCTTTTACTAATTTTACAACTTACtacaaaataaagtatatatattatgtatttaagAAAGCAGAGTAGTGTATTGggaaataaa is drawn from Camelina sativa cultivar DH55 chromosome 8, Cs, whole genome shotgun sequence and contains these coding sequences:
- the LOC104709217 gene encoding uncharacterized protein LOC104709217 is translated as MWRLWITRNDFIFQKISRLPEEVAKKGKHDACEWFEANYKEDNEETVFQISDVQNRGSDRCSRWSPPPRGWLKCNFDSGYLQNRSFTNTGWLFRDSDGKVILSGCAKLQPSHSSLQAEALGFLHVLQIAWAQGLRYIWFESDNKELITLINNGNGRLNLGTLLFDIRHWMAKLPESSTGLVDQQFVSPFTI
- the LOC104706177 gene encoding lipase-like isoform X2 is translated as MGQKRCLFLLAIFACLLSFSCGSRVLKLKSDDGRPVYNHTLAITLVEYTSAVYMSDLSELFTWTCERCNGLTKGFEVIEIIVDVEHCLQAYVGVAKDLNAIIIAFRGTQEHSIQNWVSDLFWKQLDLNYPDMPDAMVHHGFYSAYHNTTVRPAVLGAVKRAKKSYGASLNIMVTGHSMGAAMASFCALDLVVNEGEENVQVMTFGQPRVGNAAFASYYSLLVPNTFRIIHDHDIVPHLPPYYHLFPQKTYHHFPTEVWVTNLSILNIVLFGVEKVCDNTGEDPTCSRSVMGTSISDHLTYFGVELMGETWRQCNIVMGREMESYSRKDSKGNIFLSRTVPSMEVIETKIPSKARISSL
- the LOC104706177 gene encoding lipase-like isoform X1 encodes the protein MKWEPSRWSRVFRQIDLISVVVLSRKVPQKPESVSSSLENMGQKRCLFLLAIFACLLSFSCGSRVLKLKSDDGRPVYNHTLAITLVEYTSAVYMSDLSELFTWTCERCNGLTKGFEVIEIIVDVEHCLQAYVGVAKDLNAIIIAFRGTQEHSIQNWVSDLFWKQLDLNYPDMPDAMVHHGFYSAYHNTTVRPAVLGAVKRAKKSYGASLNIMVTGHSMGAAMASFCALDLVVNEGEENVQVMTFGQPRVGNAAFASYYSLLVPNTFRIIHDHDIVPHLPPYYHLFPQKTYHHFPTEVWVTNLSILNIVLFGVEKVCDNTGEDPTCSRSVMGTSISDHLTYFGVELMGETWRQCNIVMGREMESYSRKDSKGNIFLSRTVPSMEVIETKIPSKARISSL